The Raphanus sativus cultivar WK10039 chromosome 2, ASM80110v3, whole genome shotgun sequence genome includes a region encoding these proteins:
- the LOC108843666 gene encoding uncharacterized protein At1g32220, chloroplastic yields MFRSLFRTRSQSLVTMSSITQRGNARLLSEAAGSHSRDKILVLGGNGYVGSHICKEALRQGFSVSSLSRSGRSSLHDSWVDDVTWHQGDLLSPESLKPALEGITSVISCVGGFGSNSHMVRINGTANINAVQAAAQGGVKRFVYISAADFGVINNLIRGYFQGKRATEAEIFDKFGNRGTVLRPGFIHGTRQVGSIKLPLSLIGAPLEMVLKVFPKEVTKIPVIGPLLIPPVNVKSVAGTAVKAAVDPEFASGVVDVYQILQHKTTLS; encoded by the exons ATGTTTAGGTCTCTGTTTCGGACACGATCACAGTCACTCGTCACCATGTC TTCAATCACCCAGAGAGGAAATGCAAGGCTTTTGTCTGAAGCTGCTGGTTCACATTCTAGAGATAAG ATATTGGTTTTGGGAGGAAATGGATATGTAGGTTCACATATATGCAAGGAGGCACTCAGACAGGGTTTCTCTGTCTCCAGTCTTAGCAG GTCAGGAAGATCTTCTCTGCATGATTCATGGGTCGATGATGTAACCTGGCATCAAG GTGATTTGCTTTCACCCGAATCTTTGAAGCCTGCACTGGAAGGAATAACATCTGTG ATTTCATGCGTTGGTGGTTTCGGTTCCAACTCACACATGGTCCGAATCAACGGAACTGCAAACATCAATGCTGTTCAAGCTGCTGCACAAGGAG GTGTGAAGAGATTTGTGTATATATCAGCTGCGGATTTTGGTGTCATAAATAACTTGATTCGAGGCTATTTCCAAGGGAAg AGAGCAACTGAAGCtgagatttttgataaattcgGAAACAGAG GAACGGTTCTAAGGCCAGGATTCATACACGGGACTCGTCAGGTCGGTAGCATAAAGCTGCCACTTAGTCTCATTGGAGCTCCTCTCGAAATG GTTTTGAAGGTGTTCCCAAAAGAAGTGACGAAAATTCCTGTGATCGGACCGCTTTTAATACCTCCGGTTAATGTCAAGTCCGTGGCGGGAACTGCTGTAAAAGCTGCGGTTGATCCCGAGTTTGCGTCTGGAGTCGTCGATGTTTACCAGATTCTTCAACACAAAACGACTCTATCCTAA
- the LOC108843665 gene encoding uncharacterized protein LOC108843665, whose amino-acid sequence MERKRTDDSEPVPVPVIAPVDRFGFLKQQQEHGNNSPQRFIKTNRSSTNYEKEERRVTKWRKMIGAGGSDWKHYVRRKPHVVKRRIRKGIPDCLRGLVWQLISGSRDLLLMNPGVYEQLVVYETSASELDIIRDISRTFPSHVFFQKRHGPGQRSLYNVLKAYSVYDRDVGYVQGMGFVAGLLLLYMSEEDAFWLLVALLKGAVHSPMEGLYQAGLPLVQKYLLQFDQLVRELMPKLGEHFTQEMINPSMYASQWFITVFSYSFPFHSALRIWDVFLAEGINIVFKVGLALLKHCHDDLVKLPFEELMHALRNFPEDAMDPDTLLPLAYSIKVAKRLEEMKQDGEKAVAKPAQTTNPVQQ is encoded by the exons ATGGAAAGGAAGAGAACAGATGACAGTGAACCTGTCCCTGTCCCTGTCATTGCACCGGTTGATAGATTTGGGTTTCTCAAGCAGCAGCAGGAACACGGCAACAATTCTCCTCAACGTTTCATCAAGACTAATAGATCATCTACTAACTATGAAAA GGAGGAGAGAAGGGTGACAAAATGGAGGAAGATGATAGGAGCCGGAGGCAGTGACTGGAAGCATTACGTCAGGAGAAAACCTCATGTGGTCAAAAGGCGGATTCGAAAAGGGATCCCTGATTGCTTAAGGGGCCTAGTCTGGCAGTTGATCTCCGGAAGCCGAGACCTTTTGCTTATGAATCCCGGTGTTTATGAG CAACTGGTGGTTTATGAGACGTCAGCATCAGAGCTCGACATCATCCGGGACATATCCCGGACTTTCCCGTCGCATGTTTTCTTCCAGAAGAGACATGGACCAGGCCAAAGATCACTGTACAATGTTCTTAAAGCGTACTCTGTCTATGACAGAGATGTCGGATACGTTCAGGGAATGGGGTTCGTAGCCGGTTTGTTGCTTCTCTATATGAGCGAAGAAGATGCCTTCTGGTTACTAGTTGCATTACTCAAAGGAGCTGTTCACTCCCCAATGGAAGGATTGTATCAG GCAGGGCTTCCTCTGGTACAGAAATATCTGTTACAGTTTGATCAGTTGGTAAGAGAGCTAATGCCAAAACTAGGAGAACACTTCACTCAAGAAATGATCAATCCGAGTATGTATGCAAGCCAGTGGTTCATAACAGTCTTCTCCTACTCGTTTCCTTTCCATTCAGCTCTAAGAATCTGGGACGTGTTTCTAGCCGAG GGTATAAATATTGTGTTCAAAGTGGGTTTAGCATTGTTGAAGCACTGCCATGATGATTTGGTGAAATTGCCATTTGAGGAACTTATGCATGCTTTGAGGAACTTCCCTGAAGATGCCATGGATCCTGATACTTTACTTCCATTGGCTTACTCCATCAAg GTAGCAAAGCGTTTGGAAGAAATGAAACAGGATGGTGAGAAAGCTGTAGCTAAACCGGCTCAAACGACCAACCCGGTTCAGCAATAG
- the LOC130498297 gene encoding uncharacterized protein LOC130498297: protein MIKDVMEAIRFAWSPSSWNMFLWGIALYSSYWKLLKASIFGSKSTPNSSSIGPKFGSPRPICVITGPTSGIGKATAFSLAEKGFHVVLVGRSPQLLSETLEEIKSKHEDALLKSFVVDMSCFSSIFNFKDSLEQWLSDEELHPSIQLLVNNAGIMAVYSRPLANGYDRMMTTNYIGPFTMTKLLLPLLKNSSVPSRVVNVASFSHRYASIGKLDKDYVTGEHFTTFDEYPHAHVYEYSKLCLLLFSYELHRQLRLKDDSHHVSVIAADPGFVKTNLLREFPKYSSASAFLFFKLIGLLQTPDDGAESSVDAALAPPETSGVYYFGGKGRTIKSSKASRDPKLGKELWETSCGLFKELQPYND from the exons ATGATTAAAGACGTGATGGAGGCAATACGTTTTGCATGGTCACCTAGTTCTTGGAACATGTTTCTCTGGGGTATCGCTCTCTATTCTTCCTACTGGAAATTACTTAAAGCAAGTATATTTGGATCGAAGTCTACTCCCAATTCTAGTTCCATTGGTCCAAAGTTTGGATCTCCAAGACCTATTTGTGTTATCACTGGT CCTACTTCTGGAATTGGTAAGGCCACTGCATTTTCTCTTGCAGAGAAGGGCTTCCACGTTGTTCTTG ttggAAGGTCTCCTCAGCTTCTTTCAGAG ACTTTGGAAGAAATCAAGAGCAAGCACGAAGATGCACTACTCAAATCTTTCGTAGTTGACATGTCTTGTTTTTCatcaattttcaattttaaagaTTCTCTAGAGCAATGGCTCTCGGACGAAGAGTTACATCCTTCAATTCAGCTTTTAGTGAACAATGCTGGGATCATGGCAGTGTACAGCCGACCACTCGCTAATGGCTATGACAG GATGATGACTACAAACTATATTGGTCCATTCACTATGACCAAACTTCTTTTACCACTTCTGAAAAACAGCTCTGTGCCTTCACGGGTCGTGAACGTTGCATCTTTCTCACATCGTTATG CTTCTATTGGGAAGCTTGACAAGGATTATGTAACTGGAGAACATTTCACGACATTTGACGAATATCCTCATGCTCATGTCTACGAGTACTCTAAAT TATGTCTTCTACTTTTCTCCTATGAATTGCACAGACAGCTTCGCCTCAAAGATGATTCACACCATGTCTCTGTTAT AGCTGCAGATCCTGGATTTGTGAAAACAAATCTACTGCGCGAGTTTCCTAAATACTCATCTGCTTCTGCGTTTCTCTTTTTCAAACTTATTGGCCTCCTCCAAACCCCTGATGATGGAGCTGAATCTTCTGTCGATGCAGCTTTAGCTCCACCA GAAACATCAGGCGTTTActattttggaggaaaaggaaGGACCATTAAATCGTCAAAAGCTTCTAGAGATCCCAAACTTGGTAAAGAACTTTGGGAAACTTCTTGTGGTTTGTTCAAGGAGTTGCAGCCATACAACGACTAA
- the LOC108841139 gene encoding uncharacterized protein LOC108841139 isoform X1, whose product MIKDVMEALRFVWQPSSWDMFLWSIALFSSYLKLLRASIFGSKSTPISSSIDPKIGSSRPVCVITGVTSGIGKATAFALAEKGFYVVLVGRSPQLLSETLEDIKSMKKDAQLKSFVVDMSYFSSIFNFKDSLKQWLSDEKLHPSLQLLVNNAGMMAISSRPTTEGYDRTMATNYIGPFTMTKLLLPLLKNSSVPSRVVNVVSFTHRYASIGKVNKDYVTGEHFTTFNQYPHAHVYEYSKLCLLLFSYELHRQLRLKDDSHHVSVIAADPGFVKTNLMREYPKYVSAFAFLCFKTIGLLQTPDEGARSSLDAALAPPETSGVYYFGGKGRTIKSSKASRDPKLGKELWETSCGLFDQLQSYNE is encoded by the exons ATGATTAAAGACGTGATGGAGGCTTTACGTTTTGTATGGCAACCTAGTTCTTGGGACATGTTTCTTTGGAGTATCGCTCTCTTTTCCTCCTACTTGAAATTGCTTAGAGCAAGTATATTTGGCTCAAAATCAACTCCCATTTCTAGCTCCATAGATCCAAAGATTGGATCTTCAAGACCTGTTTGTGTTATTACTGGT GTTACTTCTGGGATTGGTAAGGCCACTGCATTTGCTCTTGCAGAGAAGGGCTTCTATGTCGTTCTTG ttgGAAGGTCTCCTCAGCTTCTTTCAGAG ACTTTGGAAGATATAAAGAGCATGAAAAAAGATGCACAACTCAAATCTTTCGTAGTTGACATGTCTTATTTTTCATCAATCTTCAATTTTAAAGACTCTCTAAAGCAATGGCTCTCGGACGAAAAGTTACATCCTTCACTTCAGCTTTTAGTGAACAATGCTGGGATGATGGCTATTTCTAGTCGACCAACCACTGAAGGTTATGACAG GACCATGGCTACAAACTATATTGGTCCATTCACTATGACAAAACTTCTTTTACCACTTCTGAAAAACAGCTCTGTGCCATCACGGGTCGTGAACGTTGTATCTTTCACACATCGTTATG CTTCTATTGGGAAAGTTAACAAAGATTATGTAACTGGAGAACATTTCACGACATTCAACCAATATCCTCATGCACATGTCTACGAGTATTCTAAAT TATGCCTTCTACTTTTCTCATATGAATTGCATAGACAGCTTCGCCTCAAAGATGATTCACACCATGTCTCTGTTAT AGCTGCAGATCCTGGATTTGTGAAAACAAATCTAATGCGAGAGTATCCTAAATATGTATCTGCTTTTGCGTTTCTTTGTTTCAAAACTATTGGCCTCCTCCAAACCCCTGATGAAGGAGCTCGATCTTCTCTTGACGCAGCTTTAGCTCCACCa GAAACATCAGGTGTTTActattttggaggaaaaggaaGGACTATTAAATCGTCAAAAGCTTCTAGAGATCCTAAACTTGGTAAAGAACTCTGGGAAACTTCTTGTGGTTTGTTCGATCAGTTGCAGTCATATAACGAATAA
- the LOC108841139 gene encoding uncharacterized protein LOC108841139 isoform X2: MIKDVMEALRFVWQPSSWDMFLWSIALFSSYLKLLRASIFGSKSTPISSSIDPKIGSSRPVCVITGVTSGIGKATAFALAEKGFYVVLVGRSPQLLSETLEDIKSMKKDAQLKSFVVDMSYFSSIFNFKDSLKQWLSDEKLHPSLQLLVNNAGMMAISSRPTTEGYDSSVPSRVVNVVSFTHRYASIGKVNKDYVTGEHFTTFNQYPHAHVYEYSKLCLLLFSYELHRQLRLKDDSHHVSVIAADPGFVKTNLMREYPKYVSAFAFLCFKTIGLLQTPDEGARSSLDAALAPPETSGVYYFGGKGRTIKSSKASRDPKLGKELWETSCGLFDQLQSYNE, from the exons ATGATTAAAGACGTGATGGAGGCTTTACGTTTTGTATGGCAACCTAGTTCTTGGGACATGTTTCTTTGGAGTATCGCTCTCTTTTCCTCCTACTTGAAATTGCTTAGAGCAAGTATATTTGGCTCAAAATCAACTCCCATTTCTAGCTCCATAGATCCAAAGATTGGATCTTCAAGACCTGTTTGTGTTATTACTGGT GTTACTTCTGGGATTGGTAAGGCCACTGCATTTGCTCTTGCAGAGAAGGGCTTCTATGTCGTTCTTG ttgGAAGGTCTCCTCAGCTTCTTTCAGAG ACTTTGGAAGATATAAAGAGCATGAAAAAAGATGCACAACTCAAATCTTTCGTAGTTGACATGTCTTATTTTTCATCAATCTTCAATTTTAAAGACTCTCTAAAGCAATGGCTCTCGGACGAAAAGTTACATCCTTCACTTCAGCTTTTAGTGAACAATGCTGGGATGATGGCTATTTCTAGTCGACCAACCACTGAAGGTTATGACAG CTCTGTGCCATCACGGGTCGTGAACGTTGTATCTTTCACACATCGTTATG CTTCTATTGGGAAAGTTAACAAAGATTATGTAACTGGAGAACATTTCACGACATTCAACCAATATCCTCATGCACATGTCTACGAGTATTCTAAAT TATGCCTTCTACTTTTCTCATATGAATTGCATAGACAGCTTCGCCTCAAAGATGATTCACACCATGTCTCTGTTAT AGCTGCAGATCCTGGATTTGTGAAAACAAATCTAATGCGAGAGTATCCTAAATATGTATCTGCTTTTGCGTTTCTTTGTTTCAAAACTATTGGCCTCCTCCAAACCCCTGATGAAGGAGCTCGATCTTCTCTTGACGCAGCTTTAGCTCCACCa GAAACATCAGGTGTTTActattttggaggaaaaggaaGGACTATTAAATCGTCAAAAGCTTCTAGAGATCCTAAACTTGGTAAAGAACTCTGGGAAACTTCTTGTGGTTTGTTCGATCAGTTGCAGTCATATAACGAATAA